In a single window of the Xylanimonas protaetiae genome:
- a CDS encoding O-succinylhomoserine sulfhydrylase, producing the protein MTAPIVTGPAGDATRPGGSGRGPLPASARPRTLAVRGGHRRSEYQETSEPIYLTQGYVYDSAADAEAAFAGDLSRFVYSRYGNPTVHAFEERLRLVEGPEAEACYATATGMSAVFTALAALVKAGSRIVSARALFGSTNVIYEEIFAKWGVSVDYVDGHVLSQWEEALSRPADVVFFESPSNPMQDLVDVRRVAELGHAAGAVVVVDNVFATPVLQKPLQLGADVVVYSATKHIDGQGRVLGGAILGSRAFLEGPVQTFIRNTGPSLSAFNAWVLLKGLETLDLRVRAQTDAALEVATALESLDGLSVVRYPFLTSHPQHELAVAQQAGGGTVVTFDLAVPDGLDPVEAKKRTFQFLDALQVIDISNNLGDAKSMVTHPATTTHRKLGPAGRAKVGINETTVRLSVGLEDPADLVDDVTQALAAL; encoded by the coding sequence ATGACCGCGCCGATCGTCACCGGCCCCGCGGGCGACGCCACGCGGCCCGGCGGCTCGGGTCGCGGCCCGCTCCCTGCGAGCGCCCGCCCCCGCACGCTCGCGGTGCGCGGCGGCCACCGCCGCTCCGAGTACCAGGAGACGTCGGAGCCGATCTACCTCACGCAGGGCTACGTCTACGACTCCGCCGCCGACGCCGAGGCGGCGTTCGCGGGCGACCTGTCGCGCTTCGTCTACTCGCGCTACGGCAACCCGACCGTGCACGCCTTCGAGGAGCGCCTGCGCCTCGTCGAGGGCCCCGAGGCCGAGGCCTGCTACGCCACGGCGACGGGCATGAGCGCCGTGTTCACCGCGCTCGCCGCGCTGGTCAAGGCCGGCTCGCGCATCGTCTCGGCGCGCGCCCTCTTCGGCTCGACGAACGTCATCTACGAGGAGATCTTCGCCAAGTGGGGCGTGAGCGTCGACTACGTCGACGGGCACGTGCTCTCGCAGTGGGAGGAGGCGCTCTCCCGCCCGGCCGACGTCGTGTTCTTCGAGTCGCCCTCCAACCCCATGCAGGACCTCGTCGACGTGCGCCGCGTGGCCGAGCTCGGCCACGCGGCCGGTGCTGTCGTCGTCGTCGACAACGTGTTCGCGACGCCCGTGCTCCAGAAGCCCCTCCAGCTCGGGGCGGACGTCGTCGTGTACTCGGCGACCAAGCACATCGACGGGCAGGGCCGCGTGCTGGGCGGGGCGATCCTGGGCTCGCGCGCGTTCCTCGAAGGGCCCGTCCAGACCTTCATCCGCAACACCGGGCCGTCGCTCAGCGCGTTTAACGCGTGGGTGCTGCTCAAGGGCCTCGAGACGCTCGACCTGCGCGTCCGCGCCCAGACGGACGCCGCGCTCGAGGTGGCGACGGCGCTCGAGAGCCTCGACGGGCTCTCGGTCGTGCGCTACCCGTTCCTGACGTCGCACCCGCAGCACGAGCTCGCGGTGGCGCAGCAGGCCGGCGGCGGCACGGTCGTCACGTTCGACCTCGCCGTGCCCGACGGGCTCGACCCCGTCGAGGCGAAGAAGCGCACCTTCCAGTTCCTCGACGCGCTCCAGGTCATCGACATCTCGAACAACCTCGGCGACGCCAAGTCGATGGTCACCCACCCGGCGACCACGACGCACCGCAAGCTCGGCCCGGCGGGCCGCGCCAAGGTGGGCATCAACGAGACGACGGTCCGCCTGTCGGTGGGCCTGGAGGACCCGGCGGACCTCGTCGACGACGTGACGCAGGCGCTCGCCGCGCTCTGA
- a CDS encoding rhodanese-like domain-containing protein, giving the protein MSAITAVPAEGYAGDLTPEQTWELLTTDPNVVLVDVRTQAEWEQIGVPDVASTGKQAVFTQWVLNNGTPNPAFLADLKAGLAAAGAGDDASLVFLCRSGQRSVAAARVATAAGLAPSYNVLQGFEGAPGLSGVRDVEGWKVARLPWRTSYTDGAPAGDAR; this is encoded by the coding sequence ATGAGCGCGATCACCGCCGTTCCCGCCGAGGGCTACGCGGGCGACCTCACGCCGGAGCAGACGTGGGAGCTGCTCACCACCGACCCGAACGTCGTCCTGGTGGACGTGCGCACGCAGGCCGAGTGGGAGCAGATCGGCGTGCCCGACGTCGCGAGCACGGGCAAGCAGGCCGTGTTCACGCAGTGGGTGCTCAACAACGGCACGCCCAACCCGGCGTTCCTCGCCGACCTCAAGGCCGGACTCGCGGCCGCCGGTGCCGGCGACGACGCCTCGCTCGTGTTCCTGTGCCGCTCCGGCCAGCGCTCGGTCGCCGCCGCGCGCGTCGCCACGGCCGCGGGCCTCGCGCCGTCGTACAACGTGCTCCAGGGCTTCGAGGGCGCGCCGGGGCTCTCCGGCGTCCGCGACGTGGAGGGCTGGAAGGTCGCCCGGCTGCCCTGGCGCACCAGCTACACCGACGGCGCCCCCGCGGGCGACGCGCGATGA
- a CDS encoding aminotransferase class V-fold PLP-dependent enzyme produces the protein MTATAAAAPTAVAEHAASPTYTPARVDGVAAVLPVVGADTLVPLVDGRRVPYANLDVAASAPALQAVADHVDRVLPLYASVHRGAGYLSQVSTALYEQARRTIGAFVGAREDDLVLVTRNTTDSLNLLAGCVPADPATGAPGRVLVLDIEHHANLLPWQRDTDATVLAGGPSVAATLDAVREELRDGGPYALVAITGASNVTGEALSVAAVVEIAHAAGARVVLDGAQLVPHRPFSLAASGVDYVAFSGHKTYAPYGAGALVGRRDWLDAGTPYLAGGGAVRRVRVAETTWHEGPARHEAGSPNVIGAVALAAAAEALRAVDPAELAVHEAALRDRLVAGLAEIDRVQVVRCWADAVDPVGVVTFTVAGYDPGLVAAFLSAEHGIGVRDGRFCAHPLLGRLGFDAGAVRASVGVGTPGADVERLVAAVRSLVADGPQAQYDVVDGLWVVVDDPRPVPEGLGLDGLLATAALGDPTGCTPIL, from the coding sequence ATGACCGCGACCGCCGCCGCCGCCCCCACCGCCGTGGCCGAGCACGCCGCCAGCCCGACCTACACCCCCGCCCGGGTCGACGGCGTCGCCGCCGTGCTGCCCGTCGTCGGCGCGGACACGCTCGTGCCGCTCGTCGACGGCCGCCGCGTCCCGTACGCCAACCTCGACGTCGCCGCGTCGGCGCCCGCGCTCCAGGCGGTGGCCGACCACGTCGACCGCGTCCTGCCGCTCTACGCGTCCGTGCACCGCGGCGCGGGGTACCTCTCGCAGGTGTCCACCGCGCTGTACGAGCAGGCCCGCCGCACCATCGGCGCGTTCGTCGGCGCGCGCGAGGACGACCTCGTCCTCGTCACGCGCAACACCACCGACTCGCTCAACCTGCTCGCCGGGTGCGTCCCCGCCGACCCCGCCACCGGCGCACCCGGCCGCGTGCTGGTGCTCGACATCGAGCACCACGCCAACCTGCTGCCGTGGCAGCGGGACACCGACGCGACCGTTCTGGCCGGCGGCCCGTCCGTCGCCGCGACGCTCGACGCCGTCCGCGAGGAGCTCCGCGACGGCGGCCCCTACGCCCTCGTCGCGATCACGGGCGCCTCCAACGTCACGGGCGAGGCCCTGTCCGTCGCGGCCGTGGTCGAGATCGCGCACGCCGCGGGCGCCCGCGTGGTGCTCGACGGCGCTCAGCTCGTGCCGCACCGCCCGTTCTCGCTCGCCGCGTCCGGCGTCGACTACGTCGCGTTCTCCGGCCACAAGACCTACGCGCCCTACGGCGCCGGCGCCCTCGTGGGCCGCCGCGACTGGCTCGACGCCGGCACCCCGTACCTCGCCGGCGGCGGGGCGGTGCGCCGCGTGCGCGTCGCCGAGACGACCTGGCACGAGGGACCCGCCCGCCACGAGGCCGGGTCGCCCAACGTCATCGGTGCCGTCGCGCTCGCGGCCGCGGCCGAGGCGCTGCGCGCCGTCGACCCGGCCGAGCTCGCCGTGCACGAGGCCGCGCTGCGCGACCGGCTCGTCGCGGGCCTCGCCGAGATCGACCGAGTCCAGGTGGTCCGCTGCTGGGCCGACGCCGTCGACCCTGTCGGCGTGGTGACCTTCACGGTCGCGGGCTACGACCCCGGCCTCGTCGCGGCGTTCCTGTCCGCCGAGCACGGCATCGGCGTGCGCGACGGCCGGTTCTGCGCGCACCCGCTGCTGGGCCGCCTGGGCTTCGACGCCGGGGCCGTGCGCGCCTCCGTGGGCGTCGGCACTCCCGGCGCCGACGTCGAGCGGCTCGTCGCGGCGGTCCGGTCGCTCGTCGCGGACGGCCCGCAGGCGCAGTACGACGTCGTCGACGGCCTGTGGGTCGTGGTCGACGACCCGCGCCCGGTGCCCGAGGGCCTCGGCCTCGACGGCCTCCTGGCCACGGCCGCGCTCGGCGACCCGACGGGCTGCACGCCGATCCTCTGA
- a CDS encoding TetR/AcrR family transcriptional regulator yields the protein MTRDQDGRSTRWDDHRTARRAELVKAARKVVHRQGPGVSMDDIAAAAGTSKSIVYRYFADKAGLRLAVATAVVGDMHAALSRAAAEAPTPLGGLRAMVRVYLEMIEHSPRVYWFVTRTSIAGVEPEPEESPGADAPLSAYLDSVIEIVARPFAELAGVPDDVAAAWAAGAVGHVRGAGEWWLAHREAGTTTLTREELTEHVTAWLWQGPVGVLHTPPLKTTL from the coding sequence ATGACGCGTGACCAGGACGGGCGATCGACGCGCTGGGACGACCACCGCACCGCCCGCCGCGCCGAGCTGGTCAAGGCCGCCCGCAAGGTGGTCCACCGGCAGGGCCCCGGCGTGTCGATGGACGACATCGCCGCGGCCGCCGGCACCTCGAAGTCGATCGTGTACCGCTACTTCGCCGACAAGGCGGGGCTGCGGCTCGCGGTGGCCACCGCCGTCGTCGGCGACATGCACGCCGCCCTCTCGCGGGCCGCGGCCGAGGCGCCGACGCCGCTGGGCGGGCTGCGCGCCATGGTGCGGGTCTACCTCGAGATGATCGAGCACTCGCCGCGCGTCTACTGGTTCGTCACCCGCACCTCCATCGCGGGCGTCGAGCCGGAGCCCGAGGAGAGCCCCGGCGCGGACGCACCCCTGTCCGCGTACCTGGACTCCGTGATCGAGATCGTCGCCCGCCCGTTCGCCGAGCTCGCAGGCGTTCCCGACGACGTCGCCGCGGCCTGGGCCGCCGGCGCCGTCGGGCACGTGCGCGGCGCCGGCGAGTGGTGGCTCGCCCACCGCGAGGCGGGCACGACGACGCTGACCCGCGAGGAGCTCACCGAGCACGTGACGGCCTGGCTCTGGCAGGGCCCCGTCGGCGTGCTGCACACGCCGCCCC
- a CDS encoding helix-turn-helix domain-containing protein, with the protein MPTPAAVRLHERPVAAHLRPLPARDPSRAALRARVLEVIAAEAANPHLTPADVAAALGITDRTLARLFEHAPRSVAGHIAQARLDLALEHLDDARFSGDLDVVARRSGYSSVADLDRAVLASTGLTPADHQTDADDEPPVAGPRRGYRPTLPRGRRARDVVALLR; encoded by the coding sequence ATGCCCACGCCAGCAGCGGTCCGCCTCCACGAGCGGCCCGTTGCTGCCCATCTGCGGCCGCTCCCGGCGCGGGACCCGTCGCGCGCCGCGCTGCGCGCCCGGGTGCTCGAGGTCATCGCCGCGGAGGCGGCGAACCCGCACCTGACGCCCGCCGACGTCGCCGCGGCGCTGGGCATCACGGACCGCACGCTCGCCCGGCTCTTCGAGCACGCCCCCCGGAGCGTCGCCGGCCACATCGCCCAGGCCCGGCTGGACCTCGCGCTCGAGCACCTCGACGACGCCCGCTTCTCCGGGGACCTCGACGTCGTCGCGCGGCGTTCGGGCTACAGCTCGGTCGCAGACCTCGACCGCGCCGTCCTGGCCTCGACCGGCCTGACGCCCGCGGACCACCAGACGGACGCCGACGACGAGCCGCCCGTCGCAGGCCCGCGGCGGGGCTACCGGCCCACGCTCCCTCGCGGCCGACGCGCCCGCGACGTCGTCGCACTCTTGCGCTGA
- a CDS encoding 3-oxoacyl-ACP reductase: protein MTDTYTKAVNTGMTKTLAKKLGLPRPALLRRHQPGAPLTVGPVLVVSDAASQESAAAVAATLDGWGLTVARQDDDATRWGAVVVVLTDVARPADASTAVLSLPGALKRLAPNGRVVTVSRAAAPGDAPELAAVRQGVDGFLRSLAKELRAGATANGIQLADDAAADHPSARAALRFFLSAKSAYVDGQLLTVSAANGWFLYPADAWDRPLEGKVAVVTGAARGIGAAIAKTLARDGATVVCVDVPAAGEGLARTANAVRGTALQLDVTAPDAGEKILAHARTRHGGLDVVVHNAGITRDKLLANMDAARWDSVVAVNVEAQLRINETLLAAAAAGDLDGLRIVSLASTSGIAGNRGQTNYAFTKAGVVGHTAATATLLAAHGGTANAVAPGFIETEMTQHIPFATRQVARRLSSLLQGGEPVDVAEAVAFLASPGAVGITGQTLRVCGQNLVGR from the coding sequence GTGACCGACACGTACACGAAGGCCGTCAACACCGGCATGACGAAGACCCTCGCCAAGAAGCTCGGCCTGCCGCGCCCGGCCCTCCTGCGCCGCCACCAGCCGGGGGCGCCGCTCACGGTGGGCCCGGTGCTGGTGGTGTCCGACGCCGCGTCGCAGGAGTCGGCGGCCGCGGTCGCCGCGACGCTGGACGGCTGGGGGCTGACGGTCGCGCGGCAGGACGACGACGCCACCCGCTGGGGCGCCGTCGTCGTCGTGCTCACCGACGTCGCGCGGCCCGCCGACGCGTCCACCGCCGTGCTCTCCCTGCCCGGCGCGCTCAAGCGGCTCGCGCCGAACGGGCGCGTCGTCACCGTCTCCCGCGCCGCCGCGCCCGGCGACGCACCCGAGCTCGCCGCCGTGCGGCAGGGCGTCGACGGGTTCCTGCGCTCGCTCGCCAAGGAGCTGCGCGCCGGCGCCACCGCCAACGGCATCCAGCTCGCCGACGACGCCGCCGCCGACCACCCCTCGGCCCGTGCGGCGCTGCGGTTCTTCCTCTCCGCGAAGAGCGCCTACGTGGACGGGCAGCTCCTGACCGTCAGCGCGGCGAACGGCTGGTTCCTCTACCCCGCCGACGCGTGGGACCGCCCCCTCGAGGGCAAGGTCGCCGTCGTCACGGGCGCCGCCCGCGGCATCGGCGCCGCCATCGCGAAGACGCTCGCGCGCGACGGCGCCACCGTCGTCTGCGTCGACGTGCCCGCCGCGGGCGAGGGCCTGGCCCGCACCGCCAACGCCGTGCGCGGCACCGCGCTCCAGCTCGACGTCACGGCGCCCGACGCCGGGGAGAAGATCCTCGCGCACGCGCGGACGCGCCACGGGGGGCTCGACGTCGTCGTGCACAACGCCGGCATCACGCGCGACAAGCTGCTCGCCAACATGGACGCGGCCCGGTGGGACTCGGTCGTCGCGGTCAACGTCGAGGCGCAGCTGCGCATCAACGAGACCCTGCTGGCTGCCGCCGCGGCGGGCGACCTCGACGGGCTGCGCATCGTGTCGCTCGCCTCGACGTCGGGCATCGCGGGCAACCGCGGGCAGACCAACTACGCGTTCACCAAGGCGGGCGTCGTCGGGCACACCGCCGCGACGGCCACGCTGCTCGCCGCGCACGGCGGCACGGCCAACGCCGTCGCGCCCGGGTTCATCGAGACGGAGATGACCCAGCACATCCCGTTCGCGACCCGGCAGGTGGCGCGGCGGCTCTCCTCGCTGCTCCAGGGCGGCGAGCCGGTGGACGTGGCCGAGGCCGTCGCGTTCCTCGCGTCGCCCGGCGCGGTGGGCATCACCGGCCAGACGCTGCGCGTGTGCGGGCAGAACCTGGTGGGCCGGTGA
- a CDS encoding amidase — MTELHERTAVELRELLLGGSLSPVGLTDHYLGRVAARNGRLGAFATVTAVAARERAAALVRDREARTGRTDAAGEPVGDDTGAGDDLLWGLPSGDKDLWDRAGVPTGFGSRAFAGDHEYVPTVSSDIVAQLDAAGTVSLGKTAAPELGFPAYTEGLAFPPARNPWDPTRTAGGSSGGAAVAVAAGMLPFAPGSDGGGSIRIPAAACGVVGLKPSRGLLPDGGGVDSVGGLVVNGPIARTVADAALLLEGMIARRPDGSAAHRYTLRQDVGPRWSYLEAAQGEGRFRLAVSTFSPWEGFYDITPDPDALAAHRAGVDALAGLGHDLEELHREPDASYAPAFRSLWMAGAAALPIDDPERLGLLEPLTRWLVGVGRKVGARELVEALRALSVFERTTLQRIAPYDAVVLPALGMVPPPLGWFDAEDPERNFEQQCQFTPYTSMMNVTGLPAITVPTRWTAPTPTAPAGMPMGVQLVGHPGGERTLLALAAQLEDAVRGPDRRPPTW, encoded by the coding sequence ATGACCGAGCTGCACGAGCGGACCGCCGTCGAGCTGCGCGAGCTGCTGCTGGGCGGCTCGCTGTCCCCCGTCGGGCTGACGGACCACTACCTGGGGCGGGTCGCCGCGCGCAACGGGCGGCTCGGGGCGTTCGCGACCGTCACCGCCGTCGCCGCCCGCGAGCGCGCCGCCGCGCTCGTGCGGGACCGCGAGGCGCGGACCGGCCGCACGGACGCGGCGGGCGAGCCGGTCGGCGACGACACCGGAGCGGGCGACGACCTGCTGTGGGGGCTGCCGTCCGGCGACAAGGACCTGTGGGACCGCGCGGGCGTCCCGACAGGCTTCGGCTCGCGCGCGTTCGCCGGGGACCACGAGTACGTGCCGACCGTGAGCAGCGACATCGTCGCCCAGCTCGACGCGGCCGGGACGGTCAGCCTGGGCAAGACGGCCGCGCCCGAGCTCGGCTTCCCCGCCTACACCGAGGGGCTCGCGTTCCCGCCCGCGCGCAACCCGTGGGACCCGACGCGCACCGCGGGCGGGTCGAGCGGCGGGGCCGCCGTGGCGGTCGCGGCCGGGATGCTGCCGTTCGCGCCGGGGTCCGACGGCGGCGGGTCGATCCGCATCCCGGCGGCGGCGTGCGGCGTCGTCGGGCTCAAGCCGAGCCGCGGCCTGCTGCCCGACGGCGGCGGCGTGGACTCCGTGGGCGGGCTCGTGGTGAACGGGCCGATCGCGCGGACGGTCGCGGACGCCGCGCTGCTGCTGGAGGGGATGATCGCGCGGCGGCCCGACGGGAGCGCCGCGCACCGGTACACGCTGCGGCAGGACGTCGGCCCGCGCTGGTCGTACCTCGAGGCCGCGCAGGGCGAGGGCCGCTTCCGGCTCGCCGTGTCGACGTTCAGCCCGTGGGAGGGGTTCTACGACATCACGCCCGACCCGGACGCCCTCGCCGCGCACCGGGCCGGGGTCGACGCGCTGGCCGGGCTCGGGCACGACCTCGAGGAGCTGCACCGCGAGCCGGACGCCTCGTACGCCCCGGCGTTCCGCAGCCTGTGGATGGCCGGCGCGGCGGCGCTGCCCATCGACGACCCGGAGCGGCTCGGGCTGCTGGAGCCGCTCACCCGGTGGCTCGTGGGCGTGGGCCGCAAGGTCGGCGCGCGGGAGCTCGTCGAGGCGCTGCGGGCGCTGAGCGTGTTCGAGCGCACGACGCTCCAGCGCATCGCCCCGTACGACGCCGTCGTGCTGCCCGCCCTGGGGATGGTGCCGCCGCCTCTCGGCTGGTTCGACGCCGAGGACCCGGAGCGCAACTTCGAGCAGCAGTGCCAGTTCACGCCCTACACGTCGATGATGAACGTGACCGGGCTGCCCGCCATCACGGTGCCCACGCGGTGGACCGCGCCGACCCCGACCGCCCCGGCGGGCATGCCGATGGGCGTCCAGCTCGTGGGCCACCCGGGCGGCGAGCGCACGCTGCTGGCCCTCGCGGCCCAGCTCGAGGACGCGGTACGCGGGCCGGACCGGCGGCCGCCGACCTGGTGA
- a CDS encoding acetyl-CoA C-acetyltransferase codes for MATRSTTPTPTPARDAVVVGGNRLPFARAGKAYGDASNQELLTAAIEGLVARFGLQGERLGEVVGGAVLKHSRDFNLVRECVLGSSLSPQTPAYDVQQACATGLEAAIAVTNKIRLGQIEAGIAGGTDTISDAPVAVSEGLRRVLLEASHARTVQGRLKALARLRPADLKPLTPSTDEPRTGLSMGEHQAVTTARWGVTREAQDAVALASHQHLARAWDEGFFDDLVTPFRGLTRDDNLRTDTSLEKLGALAPVFGKALGTAEPTMTAGNSTPLTDGASAVLLASRAWAAERDLPVLARFVDAETAAVDYVHGHEGLLMAPAHAVPRLLARNGLTLADIDFFEIHEAFASTVLTTLAAWEDDDYCRTELGLPGALGTVDRDRINVNGSSLAAGHPFAATGGRILATAAKLVAARAAETGKSARALLSVCAAGGLGATALLESA; via the coding sequence GTGGCCACACGCTCCACCACCCCGACGCCCACCCCTGCCCGCGACGCCGTCGTCGTCGGCGGCAACCGCCTGCCGTTCGCCCGCGCCGGCAAGGCGTACGGCGACGCCTCCAACCAGGAGCTGCTCACCGCGGCGATCGAGGGCCTCGTCGCCCGGTTCGGCCTCCAGGGCGAACGGCTCGGCGAGGTGGTGGGCGGCGCGGTGCTCAAGCACTCGCGCGACTTCAACCTGGTGCGCGAGTGCGTGCTCGGCTCGTCGCTCTCCCCGCAGACGCCCGCCTACGACGTCCAGCAGGCCTGCGCGACGGGCCTCGAGGCGGCCATCGCGGTGACCAACAAGATCCGGCTCGGCCAGATCGAGGCGGGCATCGCCGGCGGCACCGACACCATCTCCGACGCCCCGGTCGCCGTGAGCGAGGGCCTGCGCCGCGTGCTGCTGGAGGCCTCGCACGCCCGGACCGTCCAGGGCCGTCTCAAGGCGCTGGCCCGGCTGCGGCCGGCCGACCTCAAGCCGCTGACCCCGTCCACCGACGAGCCGCGCACCGGCCTGTCGATGGGCGAGCACCAGGCCGTCACGACGGCCCGCTGGGGCGTCACGCGCGAGGCGCAGGACGCCGTCGCGCTCGCCTCGCACCAGCACCTCGCCCGAGCCTGGGACGAGGGCTTCTTCGACGACCTGGTCACCCCGTTCCGCGGCCTGACCCGCGACGACAACCTGCGCACCGACACGTCGCTCGAGAAGCTCGGCGCCCTCGCCCCGGTGTTCGGCAAGGCGCTCGGCACGGCCGAGCCCACGATGACGGCGGGCAACTCGACGCCCCTGACCGACGGCGCGTCCGCCGTCCTCCTCGCGTCCCGCGCGTGGGCCGCGGAGCGCGACCTGCCCGTGCTCGCACGCTTCGTCGACGCCGAGACCGCCGCCGTCGACTACGTCCACGGGCACGAGGGGCTGCTCATGGCCCCCGCCCACGCGGTGCCGCGCCTGCTGGCCCGCAACGGGCTCACGCTCGCCGACATCGACTTCTTCGAGATCCACGAGGCCTTCGCCTCCACCGTGCTCACGACGCTCGCCGCGTGGGAGGACGACGACTACTGCCGCACCGAGCTCGGGCTGCCGGGTGCGCTCGGCACGGTCGACCGGGACCGCATCAACGTCAACGGGTCCTCGCTCGCGGCCGGCCACCCGTTCGCCGCGACGGGCGGACGCATCCTCGCGACGGCCGCGAAGCTGGTCGCCGCCCGGGCCGCCGAGACCGGGAAGTCGGCGCGCGCGCTCCTGTCCGTCTGCGCGGCCGGCGGCCTCGGCGCCACCGCCCTGCTCGAGTCGGCCTGA
- a CDS encoding MaoC/PaaZ C-terminal domain-containing protein has protein sequence MTAVLTTSDGEGLDVETLPAMPGLPGLYARGAASSGRMAAGRALPALPVLGSGAAASDDDALTLPRVAHRVAHLPTDGLGTHLRDYQRLMHEPGSELLPSGYLHVLAFPLATSVMVRGDYPLPLIGTVHLANDASLLRPVRVGDALEVRAWAERLRPHRRGVQLDMVAEVRVGDELAWRGVSTYLSRGFHVPDDAASAPDEGEDRAPAGTWAPPLPTGRWALPGGTGRAYGAISGDLNPIHLSALSAKAFGFPRAIAHGMYTAARALAEVGPRRGPAYRWTVEFGRPVLLPGTVDVAITASDDGFEYVGWNAGRRLRHFHGEVTPL, from the coding sequence GTGACCGCCGTCCTCACGACGTCGGACGGCGAGGGCCTCGACGTCGAGACGCTGCCCGCGATGCCCGGCCTGCCCGGCCTGTACGCGCGGGGGGCCGCGTCGTCGGGCCGCATGGCGGCGGGGCGGGCGCTGCCGGCGCTCCCCGTGCTCGGGTCGGGCGCCGCGGCGTCGGACGACGACGCCCTCACGCTGCCGCGCGTCGCGCACCGCGTGGCGCACCTGCCCACGGACGGGCTCGGCACGCACCTGCGCGACTACCAGCGGCTCATGCACGAGCCCGGCTCGGAGCTGCTGCCGTCGGGGTACCTGCACGTGCTGGCGTTCCCGCTGGCCACGTCCGTGATGGTGCGCGGCGACTACCCGCTGCCGCTCATCGGCACGGTGCACCTGGCCAACGACGCGTCGCTGCTGCGGCCCGTCCGGGTCGGCGACGCGCTCGAGGTGCGCGCGTGGGCGGAGCGGCTGCGGCCGCACCGCCGCGGCGTGCAGCTCGACATGGTCGCCGAGGTCCGCGTCGGCGACGAGCTCGCGTGGCGGGGCGTCTCGACGTACCTCTCGCGCGGCTTCCACGTGCCCGACGACGCCGCGAGCGCCCCCGACGAGGGCGAGGACCGCGCACCCGCCGGGACGTGGGCCCCTCCCCTGCCCACGGGGCGCTGGGCGCTGCCCGGCGGGACCGGGCGCGCGTACGGGGCGATCTCGGGCGACCTCAACCCGATCCACCTGTCGGCGCTGTCCGCGAAGGCGTTCGGGTTCCCGCGCGCGATCGCGCACGGGATGTACACCGCGGCGCGCGCGCTCGCGGAGGTCGGGCCGCGGCGCGGGCCGGCGTACCGGTGGACGGTGGAGTTCGGGCGGCCCGTGCTGCTGCCGGGCACGGTCGACGTGGCGATCACGGCCTCGGACGACGGGTTCGAGTACGTCGGCTGGAACGCCGGGCGGCGGCTGCGGCACTTCCACGGCGAGGTCACGCCCCTCTGA
- a CDS encoding LLM class flavin-dependent oxidoreductase: MVTLGCIANPEELSPAQLLDVARAADAAGLEELWLWEDCFKESGVAAAGAILAATSRLRVGLGVLPVPLRNVALTAMELGTLAGMFPGRLVPGVGHGVQSWMEQVGARVASPLTLLREHVTALRALLAGERLSVRGRYVTLDDVALDWPPASPPPVLAAGQGPRTLRLVGEVADGVVLTGGTMPDDVRRALELVAEGRSAAGRGGPFAVCTFVVLPPPVRAQGAQATADHLRAWADAGTTTVAVLPVDGDPVAVAAWLGEEVRPLL; this comes from the coding sequence ATGGTCACGCTGGGGTGCATCGCGAACCCGGAAGAGCTCTCGCCCGCGCAGCTCCTGGACGTCGCCCGGGCGGCCGACGCCGCGGGCCTCGAGGAGCTCTGGCTGTGGGAGGACTGCTTCAAGGAGTCGGGCGTCGCGGCCGCCGGGGCGATCCTCGCGGCGACGTCGCGGCTGCGCGTCGGGCTCGGTGTGCTGCCGGTCCCGCTGCGCAACGTCGCGCTGACGGCGATGGAGCTGGGGACGCTCGCGGGCATGTTCCCCGGGCGGCTCGTGCCCGGCGTCGGGCACGGGGTGCAGTCGTGGATGGAGCAGGTGGGGGCGCGCGTCGCCTCGCCGCTGACGCTGCTGCGCGAGCACGTGACGGCGCTGCGGGCGCTGCTGGCCGGCGAGCGGCTCAGCGTCCGCGGGCGCTACGTCACGCTCGACGACGTCGCGCTCGACTGGCCGCCCGCGTCCCCGCCGCCCGTGCTCGCCGCGGGACAGGGGCCCAGGACGCTACGGCTCGTGGGCGAGGTCGCCGACGGCGTCGTGCTCACGGGCGGCACCATGCCCGACGACGTGCGCCGAGCGCTCGAGCTCGTCGCGGAGGGGCGGTCCGCCGCCGGGCGCGGCGGGCCCTTCGCGGTGTGCACCTTCGTGGTGCTGCCGCCGCCGGTGCGCGCGCAGGGCGCGCAGGCGACGGCCGACCACCTGCGGGCCTGGGCGGACGCGGGCACGACGACGGTCGCGGTGCTGCCCGTGGACGGCGACCCGGTCGCGGTGGCCGCCTGGCTGGGTGAGGAGGTGCGGCCGCTGCTGTGA